The proteins below are encoded in one region of Planctopirus limnophila DSM 3776:
- a CDS encoding DUF58 domain-containing protein, which translates to MTQDFRRFLPPEAVARVSRLEILARNVVEGFLNGMHRSPYFGQSVEFAQHREYVSGDDLRRIDWKAWSKTDKYYVKQYEEETNLRTTLVVDLSESMQFGSKGKTKHEFAVQIAAVLSLLLLKQHDAVSLVTFDDSIRTQIPMSSKKTQLHDILMGLSNEQPAKKTNLSDILAQVADQESRKGLIILVSDLLADREGLKKGLRLLRFRGHDVMLFHVLDDAELDFEFSGPTKFEGLEDSGELVCDPRSLREGYLAAMKTYLDDIRKHCAKFVIDYQIVRPSENLDAVLLHYMNHRMGMHQSQRK; encoded by the coding sequence GTGACCCAAGACTTCAGAAGATTTTTGCCGCCTGAGGCCGTGGCAAGGGTCTCTCGTCTGGAGATTCTCGCGAGGAATGTCGTCGAAGGATTTCTGAACGGGATGCACCGCAGTCCGTACTTTGGTCAATCTGTTGAGTTCGCACAGCACCGGGAATATGTTTCAGGGGATGATCTGAGACGTATTGACTGGAAGGCCTGGTCAAAGACCGACAAGTATTACGTCAAGCAGTACGAAGAGGAAACCAATCTTCGCACGACGCTGGTCGTTGATCTTTCCGAATCCATGCAATTTGGGTCGAAAGGCAAGACCAAGCACGAATTTGCGGTGCAGATTGCGGCGGTCCTCTCATTATTGCTCCTCAAACAGCATGATGCCGTGAGTCTGGTGACGTTTGACGACTCGATTCGCACTCAGATTCCCATGAGCAGCAAGAAGACTCAGCTGCACGACATTCTCATGGGGTTATCCAACGAACAACCTGCCAAGAAAACAAATCTTTCCGACATTCTGGCCCAGGTGGCAGATCAGGAATCCCGCAAAGGGCTCATCATTCTCGTATCAGATTTGCTGGCAGATCGCGAAGGGCTGAAAAAGGGATTACGACTATTAAGGTTTCGCGGCCACGATGTGATGTTGTTTCACGTCCTTGATGATGCGGAACTCGACTTTGAGTTCAGCGGCCCTACGAAATTTGAAGGTTTGGAAGATTCGGGAGAACTGGTCTGTGATCCCAGGTCACTCAGGGAAGGTTACCTGGCTGCTATGAAAACTTACCTGGATGACATCCGTAAGCATTGCGCCAAATTTGTGATTGATTACCAGATTGTCAGACCCAGTGAGAATCTGGATGCTGTTTTATTGCATTACATGAATCACCGCATGGGAATGCACCAGAGTCAGCGAAAATGA
- a CDS encoding BatA domain-containing protein yields MTWLSSLFFNPSIALMGAGLIAVPLIIHLINRVRYRRVQFAAMEFLLQAEQRNRQRLLIEQLLLLLLRTLIVLALLLLIARLVLDPSQFALFRESRTHHVVLVDDSASTRERRGETTAWAEGLGVIRKLAAEGARRPQTQRLTVLLASRPDKPLLTDRDVNQPLVEELASRLDPVSFKPTHQRVDFLKGIQSASDLLLADKAGVRELHVISDYRSRDWNDQKPLAQAMETLAEADVGIHLIRTTPQAGPNLAITRLDGAVSTAAAGVPLRLTAGITNFGTEVVTDVRASIYDNGVKTPTTVIFDRIEPGTEVLHEVDLQFPSPGYRRVEIRLDADGYPVDNVRHLSVNVSAAIPVLIVDGDPAGDAASYVADALAADPAATGFQTTIDNPDILRRRPLDDYRCIYLLNVGELPPDSLDYLEKYVRRGGALMMALGDSVRSEAFNRVFHREGEGLSPLPLGNAPLEFATDVTSTEPDLKAGKHPAFAILQGDDNPFLDAVHIQKLFEPAVGWEVDDVVRGDNVKTIAKHKSGRPVMLEKPYGAGKVTLLLTTAQPAWNDWALNPSYVVFQLDLLKSLISSDKNEALRVTGEPILLSLDPALYTDQVELSIPDIDGQRTVRLQASPQDSQTSASSKPKGNDASTSTRPDTTPASNQNAAGGIRLVVEEKETDLPGIYSVRLTTQNQTTEEKLYAYNVPLEESQLAVISVDSLRKTMGNNEKLSIHEAQDVSWIEGEEAGSELRTSLLAALVILLLAEQWLSYRLSYHPAKGQVAR; encoded by the coding sequence ATGACGTGGCTTTCTTCGCTATTTTTCAATCCTTCGATTGCACTGATGGGCGCCGGGCTCATCGCTGTGCCACTCATTATCCATCTCATCAATCGAGTGCGATATCGACGGGTTCAGTTTGCAGCCATGGAGTTTCTGCTCCAGGCAGAACAGCGAAATCGTCAACGTCTGTTGATTGAACAATTGCTCCTGCTTCTGCTGAGGACATTAATCGTCCTGGCACTCCTGCTGCTTATTGCGAGGCTGGTGCTCGATCCTTCACAGTTCGCGCTCTTTCGCGAATCGCGGACACATCACGTCGTGCTGGTGGATGACAGTGCCTCAACCCGTGAGCGACGTGGAGAAACCACGGCCTGGGCTGAAGGTCTTGGAGTCATTCGAAAACTGGCGGCAGAAGGTGCCCGCCGTCCGCAGACCCAGAGATTGACGGTCTTACTCGCCTCACGACCTGATAAGCCCTTACTGACTGACCGGGATGTCAATCAGCCACTGGTTGAAGAACTCGCGTCGCGACTCGACCCTGTCTCCTTTAAGCCGACTCATCAACGGGTCGATTTCCTTAAAGGGATCCAGTCGGCGAGTGATCTATTGTTGGCTGACAAAGCCGGCGTGAGGGAACTACACGTTATTTCTGATTATCGCTCGCGCGACTGGAACGATCAGAAACCACTGGCTCAGGCCATGGAAACGCTGGCCGAAGCCGACGTGGGAATCCATTTAATTCGCACCACCCCTCAGGCCGGTCCCAATCTGGCAATTACGAGGCTCGATGGTGCTGTCTCCACAGCCGCCGCTGGTGTTCCACTCCGATTAACTGCCGGGATCACCAACTTTGGTACTGAAGTCGTCACCGATGTTCGGGCTTCAATCTACGACAACGGAGTCAAGACACCCACCACTGTCATTTTTGACCGCATCGAACCCGGTACAGAAGTTCTCCACGAAGTGGACCTGCAATTCCCTTCACCTGGTTATCGCCGAGTTGAAATTCGCCTCGATGCCGATGGGTATCCGGTCGATAATGTGCGGCACTTAAGTGTCAATGTTTCGGCAGCGATTCCCGTGTTGATTGTCGATGGTGATCCCGCTGGTGACGCCGCCTCGTATGTTGCGGATGCCCTCGCTGCTGACCCAGCGGCAACGGGCTTTCAGACCACGATCGATAACCCGGACATTCTGCGTCGCAGGCCCTTGGACGATTACCGCTGTATCTATCTGCTCAATGTGGGCGAACTGCCGCCGGATTCTCTCGACTATCTGGAGAAGTATGTCCGCCGGGGTGGTGCCTTGATGATGGCTCTGGGGGATTCTGTCCGCAGTGAAGCATTCAATCGGGTCTTTCATCGCGAGGGTGAAGGGTTATCACCTTTGCCTCTGGGAAATGCTCCCCTCGAATTTGCTACTGATGTCACATCCACAGAACCCGATCTCAAAGCGGGAAAGCATCCGGCATTCGCGATTCTCCAGGGGGATGACAACCCTTTTCTCGATGCTGTTCATATTCAAAAACTCTTTGAGCCAGCGGTTGGCTGGGAAGTCGATGACGTTGTCCGTGGTGACAATGTCAAAACCATTGCCAAACATAAGAGTGGCCGCCCCGTCATGCTGGAGAAGCCCTACGGTGCAGGGAAGGTAACTTTGCTGTTGACCACAGCCCAGCCAGCGTGGAATGACTGGGCACTGAACCCGTCCTATGTCGTCTTTCAGCTCGATCTGCTCAAATCGCTGATTTCCTCCGACAAGAACGAAGCTTTAAGAGTCACGGGTGAACCAATCCTGCTCTCTCTTGACCCGGCTCTCTACACCGATCAGGTCGAGTTGTCGATCCCTGATATTGACGGTCAGAGAACTGTGAGGCTGCAGGCTTCTCCTCAAGACAGCCAGACCTCCGCCTCCAGCAAACCCAAGGGAAATGACGCTTCGACATCCACCCGACCAGATACGACTCCAGCCTCTAATCAAAACGCCGCAGGTGGTATTCGGCTGGTCGTCGAAGAGAAAGAGACCGATTTGCCCGGCATCTACAGCGTTCGCCTGACAACCCAGAATCAGACCACCGAAGAGAAACTTTACGCCTATAATGTGCCGCTGGAAGAGAGCCAGCTGGCAGTCATTTCTGTCGATTCCTTGCGGAAAACAATGGGCAATAACGAAAAACTATCGATTCATGAGGCACAGGATGTCTCCTGGATCGAAGGGGAAGAGGCAGGTTCGGAACTTCGTACCAGTTTGCTGGCGGCGCTCGTGATTCTTCTGCTGGCTGAGCAGTGGCTCAGTTATCGACTCAGTTACCACCCGGCGAAAGGTCAGGTGGCGCGATGA
- a CDS encoding AAA family ATPase has translation MADSGAALDMAIEKLTNAHRSIREQMSQVIVGQDEVVDQILIAMFSKGHVLLEGVPGLAKTLMISTLARCLSMTFARIQFTPDLMPADITGTDVLQENKETGKREFRFITGPLFHNVVLADEINRTPPKTQAALLEAMQERQVTVGQSRHVLADPFFVLATQNPIEQEGTYTLPEAQQDRFMFKVYVRYPTFLEEREIARRTTSVQSDKIQHVLSGADILEIQKLVRQVPASEHVIDYALALVRQTRVREPGVPDFVNEWLSWGAGPRAVQFLLLGAKARALLNGRTYVSPEDVAALAAPVLRHRIVTNFAAESEGINTDKVVEELLKVTPSKEGELTRDPRLQKIFAA, from the coding sequence ATGGCTGATAGCGGTGCCGCCCTGGATATGGCAATCGAAAAACTGACAAACGCTCATCGATCGATTCGAGAGCAGATGTCTCAGGTGATTGTGGGTCAGGATGAAGTGGTCGATCAAATTCTGATTGCCATGTTCTCCAAAGGACATGTGCTGTTAGAAGGTGTACCCGGCCTTGCCAAAACATTGATGATCAGCACGCTCGCACGCTGTCTGTCGATGACATTTGCCCGCATTCAGTTCACCCCCGATCTGATGCCTGCCGATATCACTGGGACTGATGTTCTCCAGGAAAACAAGGAAACGGGAAAACGCGAGTTTCGTTTCATCACCGGGCCACTTTTCCATAATGTGGTGCTGGCAGACGAAATTAACCGGACACCACCCAAAACTCAGGCTGCACTTCTTGAGGCCATGCAGGAGCGGCAGGTCACTGTTGGTCAATCCCGGCATGTCCTCGCAGATCCCTTCTTTGTGCTGGCGACGCAAAACCCGATCGAACAGGAAGGAACTTACACCCTTCCCGAAGCGCAGCAGGATCGCTTCATGTTCAAAGTCTATGTCCGCTATCCCACCTTTCTCGAAGAGCGGGAAATTGCGCGGCGTACAACCTCTGTCCAGAGTGACAAGATTCAGCATGTTTTGAGTGGCGCCGATATCCTTGAGATTCAAAAACTCGTGCGGCAGGTTCCTGCCAGCGAGCATGTCATTGATTATGCACTTGCTCTGGTCAGGCAAACCCGTGTTCGCGAACCGGGCGTCCCAGACTTTGTGAACGAGTGGCTTTCCTGGGGTGCTGGCCCGCGTGCTGTGCAGTTTTTGCTGCTGGGTGCCAAGGCGCGAGCACTACTCAATGGCCGGACATACGTCTCACCCGAAGATGTGGCGGCACTGGCCGCTCCGGTCCTCAGGCACCGCATCGTGACCAACTTTGCGGCGGAGAGCGAAGGAATCAACACTGACAAAGTCGTGGAAGAACTGCTCAAAGTGACACCCAGCAAGGAAGGCGAGCTGACTCGTGACCCAAGACTTCAGAAGATTTTTGCCGCCTGA